Genomic DNA from Candidatus Sulfurimonas marisnigri:
ATTGACAATTTTGATTTAGATGTAAAACTTAATGGTTCAGTTGAAAATCCCGAAGTGTCAGTAAAGTCAAATCTAGATAAAAAACTATCAGGTGTTTTTTCAAGTGTTTTTGAAAATGAGGTTAAAAAGTACCAAGGTGAGCTTAAAGCCTTAATAGATACTCAGGTAAAAGATAAGTTAAAAGAATTGGGTATTGAGCAAGAGGGCTTTGGTGATATAGATAAATTGTTGAACGCTCAGAGTCTTGGACTTGACAACATGCAATCAAGTACAAACGGTATTGGAGATACTATTAAAAATAAAGCTGGGGATGAGTTAAAAGATAAAGCTAAAAGTCTTTTTAAGGGTTTTTAATAACAGGATCCTGGCATATACTTTTTTTCTCTTTTATTTCAAATAAGAAAGAGTTGATAAAGTTTAATAGATGATGTGTGTCTTAATGTATTGTGTCAAAGATAAAACAAAACAATTGATAATGGAACATTGTATTTAGCTTTTTTGTTTATTTCAATTTGAGAGATACCTATGTTAATGCAAGATAACTGATAGTGCAATCCTTTGTTCTTATAAAATATTAATAATTTAAATATTTCTAACTCTACAAATATAAGATTAAGAAAAAGGTTTTATACTAGAGTGATTTATTATATTTTCAAATATTTCCAAAATATATATGGTCATGTTGTTTATAAACTCAGCGAAGAAAATATAATCATGTTGGGTTATTGAAATAGAACTAGCAAACACTGGCACTAGAATAAGCAATAACAAGGGTAATCGTTTCATTCTGTATCCTTTTATTGAATAAAGCATATATCAAACTAACTTTTTTGATAATGTAATATTATGTTATTACTATGAAGAAACAATGAAGAAACAAATATATTGTGTAAAACTTACTAAATATATAAGCTTATTATGCAGAGAAAATATGCTTTAGTATCACTAATAGATGCGTAAAGTTTATTTCAATATCTCAATAGTAATAAAGTGTTTTTTAATTTTGATATAATTACAAAATATTTAGCAGAGGAATTGTTTTGCAACTTACAAATGAAGAATTAAAAAATAAAATTAACGAATATAAAAAGAAATTAAGTGTGACTCTTGTTGCACATTTTTACCAAAGAGATGAAGTTTTTGATATGGCGGATATTACAGGAGATTCACTTGAACTTGCCATAAGGACTAGAGATGACGACGCAGAATTTGTAGTTTTTTGCGGTGTTGGTTTTATGGGTCAAAGTGTAAAAGTACTCTCTCCAAATAAGCGTGTACTAATGCCAAAAGTAGCCTGCTGTGCCATGGCTACAATGATTGATGGCACTCAGTTTGATGCATCTGTAAAAGCTTTAAATGAGAGTGGCATAACAAATGAGAATATTTTGCCAATTACTTATATAAATTCAAATGCAGATGTAAAAGCTAAAGTTGGCGAAATGGGTGGCTTGGTTTGTACAAGTTCTAATGCCAAAAAAATTATTACAACAGCACTTAAAGAGGGAAAAAAAATCCTTTTTGTTCCAGACAGATGTTTAGGACAAAACATAGCAAACCAAATGGGACTTAGGTCTTGCGTTATTGGTGATGGCAGTAACCCAGCTGATTCTGATATTATTTGCTTTAATGGTTTTTGCTCAGTTCATCAACTTTTTTCAGTAGATGATATAAACTTTTACCGTAAAAAATTTCCAGGAATTCTTATAGCCACTCACCCAGAGTGTGACCCTGCTATTTGTGATGCTTCTGATTTTGTAGGTTCAACTTCTCAACTTATTAAGTATATAACTGAATTGCCAGCAGAACAAAAAGTTGCTGTTGGTACTGAGTTCAATATGGTTAATCGTCTTCGTCCAAATAATACCTATATTCTATCTTCAACAAAACCAGAGTGTCCAACTATGAATGAGACAACTCTTCAGGATGTCTATGATATTTTAAAGTCAATAGATGAGGGCGAACCATTAAATGAGATACATGTAGATGATAACACACAAAAATGGGCAAAAATTGCACTAGAAAGAATGTTGGCATTATGATAGAAGGTTTTATAAAAGAGTCACTTGCTCAAGATGTCGGACGCGGAGATTTATATGCTTTAGTAGAATCGAGTGTAAGTGCAAGCGCTAGAATTATTGCAAAAAGTGATGGTGTACTATCTGGTGCTAAATATATAGATGTTCTGGCAAAACTAGAAGAGTTTGAGATTACTTGGAACGTAAAAGATAGTGAAAGCTTTGTAAAAGGCGATATTTTGGCAACACTTAGCGGAACTTCACATGTTCTTTTGAAAATTGAGAGAACTCTTTTAAATATGCTTCTACATGCAAGCTCAATAGCAACACTTACAAAAAAATATGTAGATATTATAGAGCCTTATGGTGTCAAACTTTTAGATACAAGAAAAACAAGACCACTTCTAAGAGTGTTTGAGAAGTATGCAACAAGATGTGGCGGCGCAGTTAACCATAGAATGGGTTTGGATGACTCACTAATGATAAAAGACACACACTTAAAGACAATCAAGAATTTAAAAGAGTATATACAAAAGGCAAGAAAACATATTCCATTTACCTCAAAAATAGAGGTGGAAGCAGAAACATTTGAAATAGCTAAAGAAGCTTTTCTTAGCGGATGCGACATAGTGATGTGTGACAATATGACGCCAGATAAGATAGTTGAAATTGTAAAATATAGAGATGAAAATTTTCCACATATACTTTTAGAGGCTAGTGGAAATATTTCACTTGAAACTATAGAATCTTACGCTAAAACAAAAGTTGATGCTATCAGTAGCGGAGCGCTTATCCATCAGGCAAATTGGATAGATATATCTATGAAAATGGACTCTATCTATTAAACTGTAAAATAGTCTATTTTACTATGTTTTATAAAGCTACTATGGCTACTAAAGAGTAACTACACTATAGTTACTATATTTTTTAAATTGGGGTTAATTTATTATGGCAGATGATGCTGAAAAAACAGAAGAACCCACCCCCAAAAAGATTGAGGATGCCAGAGAAGAGGGAAATGTACCGAAGTCACAGGATACTTCAGGTGTAATTACTCTCTTTGTCGCGATACTTGCTTTTTTAATGCTTTTTCCATATATGAGCTCTCATGTAGTGTTTTTATTTAAATATTACTTTTCACTTATTGGTTCACCACTCGACAAAGCATTTATGATAGATATAGCGATTATTACAATCAGAGAGTTTCTTTTAATTATCATGCCTCTTGCTATTACGGTTGCCATATCTGGTGTTGTTGCTGCACTTGCCCAGTTTGGTTTTTTATTTACAACAAAAGCGATTATGCCTGACTTTAAAAAAATTGACCCGATTAAGGGGACAAAAAATCTTTTTTCTATGAAAAAACTTATAGAGGGCGTTAAGGTGACCTTTAAGTCTTTTACCACCTTGGGCATAGGATTTTTATTTTTCTTTATATTCATTTTGGAACTTCCAACAGTTGCCCTTTTTGGATTAGGTGATCAGCTAGATTGGCTTAAAGACAAGATGTTGATAATAGCTTTTGTAATGCTTTTAATTATTTTTATTTTTGCAATTATAGATATTATTATTGTTAGAAAACAATACTTTGATGGACTTAAAATGAGTAAGCAAGAGATTAAAGATGAGATGAAAAATATGGATGGAGATCCTCTTATAAAAGCTAAAATTCGTCAAATTCAGATGCAAGCCTCTAGAAAAAGAATGATGTCAGAAGTTCCAAATGCGGATGTTGTTATAACAAATCCAACCCACTACGCGGTTGCTATTAAATATGATGAAGAAAAATCGCATGCACCTATAGTGGTTGCAAAGGGTATGGATAATATTGCTCAGCAGATTAAAAAGATAGCCCGAGAAAGCAATGTACATGTAGTGCAAAACCCACCACTTGCTAGAAGTTTATATGCTCAAGTTGAGATAGATAAACCAATTCCAACCGAGCTTTTTGCAGCGGTAGCAGAGGTATTGGCATATGTTTATAAGATGAATAAGAAATAGTATATAATTTTAAAAATAAAAGAGCTTTATGAATAAAATTATACAAAGAATAAAAAATGCAAAACATATTGTGGTTATCTCACATGTTAATCCTGATGCTGACTCTATTTGTAGCGCGAGTGCTATGTACACTTATTTACTTCAAGAACACAAAAAAGTTTCCTGGTTTTGTAAAACTAAAAAAATAGATAGTAAATTGTCGTTTATTCCATGGTTTGAGAAAATTAGAGACTCATTTCCATCTTCCGCTGATTTAGCCATTTCTCTAGATTGTGGAGATATAAAGAGGTTGGGAGTAGAAGTAGAGTGTAATTTAATAAATATAGACCATCATGCAAGTAATACGAATTTTGCTGCGTTTAATCTTGTAGACCACAATGCTATGAGTACAACTATGGTCTTATTTGATTTGTTTAAAACAAACGGCATTAAGATTAATAAAAAGATAGCAACTGCTTTGTATGGTGGTCTTTTAGATGACTCCAACGGGTTCATGGATGAGAAAGTTGATGGCACAATTTTTGCTGTTGTAAAGGAATTAATAGAGTGCGGCGCAGAGCATAATGTTTGTAATAAATTTATTATGAAGAGTGTCTCTTTAGCCGCACTTAGGTTAAAAGCGATAATGTTTAAAAATATGAGATTAGAAGCTGGGGCACGAATTGCAATCTTCTGTGTAAGTGATGAAGATATGAAATCTACTGGAGCTGTCGGACAAGATTGTGAAAGTCCTCTTGAGGAGTCACTGTATCTTCCACATGTAGAAGTTGCAATGCTTTTAAAGCAAAATAGTGATTTTACTTTAAAAGGCTCTATCCGTTGTAATTCTGGAGTTAATGCTTCAAAAATAGCATCAAACTTTGGAGGTGGAGGACATGCCAGCAGAGCTGGTTTTAACATAAATTCTGTTGTACAGATAGAAGATGTACAAAAAGAAGTTTTAAATTTGATAAAGAAGGAAATGTAATTGAGAAAAAGAAAAAGTAAATTTTCACTAGTCACATCACTGTTATTCGCAGCAATAATTGGTGGAGCATTGTATGTGTACAGTTCTACAATGTTTGAAAGAGATGTCCCTAGGATATCTATGCAAAACAATGGTTATTGGAATCTGAAAAACCCTCTAGAAGTATTGATTGAAGATACTAGCGGATTGAAATCATATAAAATTATTTTGAAAAATGGTAATGATGAGACAACTTTAGAACATGAACAGTTCTTGGTTTTTAAAGAGTCCGCAAAGGCAAAAATTGAAGTCCCACGAAGTGTGTACAACATGAAAGAGAAAGAGATTTCGATTTTAGTTGAGGCAACGGACACTAGTAAATGGAACTTTCTTAGTGGAAACAGTACGGTTACTGAATACAAGTTAAAGATTGATAAAAGAAAACCAAAGCTTAATATAGTTGCACACTCTTATAAAATTAAAAAAGGCGGAGCAGCACTTGTTATTTTTAATGCTGCTGATGAGAATTTAAAAGATATTTATATTCAAACAAACTTTGGAAAAAAGTTTAAAGCACAGCCATTTTATAAAGATGGCTATTATATTTCTCTTCTTGCTTGGCCGGTTAACCAGAGAAATTTCAAAGCTACAATTATAGTCAATGATTTTGCAGATAATGAGTCAAAAAATTATATTCCACTATATTTAAAAAATAATAAATATAAATTGTCAAATATTGAGCTAAGTGAGAAGTTTTTAAATGGAAAAATCGCTGAATTAGCTGCAGAATTTGCTGAAACACAAGGTGTGACAGACAAGATTGAACAGTTTAAGATTATTAATGAGGATATAAGAGCTAAAAACGAAAATCTTATTCATGATATAACATCTAAAGTTTCAGATAGCATGATTAGTGATTTTAAAATTAAAGAGATGTACCCGTTGAAAAATGCAGCTATAGTTGCACATTTTGGTGATCATAGATATTACTCTTATAAAGGTAAACAAGTAAGTGAGGCATATCATTTGGGCTTAGATATGGCTAGCAATGCCATGGCAAAAATAATACCACAAAACAGTGGAGAAGTTATTTATGCTGATTATAATGGACTTTATGGAAATATGCCAATAATATCTCACGGTTTAGGATTGTACACACTTTATGGTCACTGCTCAAGCCTTAATGTTAATAGCGGTGATTCAGTAAAGGGTGGTTCACACCTGGCAAATACAGGCAAAAGCGGGTATGCTATGGGGGATCATTTACATTTTGGAGTAGTGATTCAAGGAGTGGAAGTTCGTCCTGCAGAGTGGATGGACACTACTTGGATGAAATTAAATATAAGTAATGTAATAAAGAGTGCTAAAGAGATTATAGATAGAGGGTGAATATGTATCAAACAACTATAAAAAAACCTGTTGAACTTGTAGGAATCGGTCTTCATAAGGGATCAGCCGTTAAGTTAAGACTAGAACCATTAGATTCAAACAGTGGCATAATATTTTATCGAAGCGATGTAGATGTTGCCATCCCTCTTATTCCTGCAAACGTAGTTGACACAAAGATGGCAACTGTAATAGGAAGAGATGGTTACATTATCTCTACAATTGAGCATATGCTTTCTGCGGTCTACGCATATGGAATAGATAATCTTAAAATCATAGTTGATGCGGATGAGGTTCCAGTTATGGATGGAAGCAGTGCTAGTTTTTGTATGCTTTTAGACGAAGCAGGCAGGCAAGAGCTGGATGCACCTAAAAAAGTAATGAAAATTAAAAAAGATATCATAATTCAAGAGGGTGATAAGTATGTTAAGCTTTCTCCCTCGCCTGATTTAAAGTATGATTTCACTATTAAATTCGCCCACCCAGTTATACAAAAACAAGAGTATGTTTTACATTTTAATAAGCAGAGTTACAGGGAAGAAATTTCACGTGCAAGAACTTTTGGCTTTTTACATGAGGTACAATATTTACGTTCAAAGGGTTTAGCACTTGGTGGATCACTGGAAAATGCAGTAGTTTTGGATGAAAAAAAAGTTCTTAACCCAGAAGGACTAAGATTTCCAGATGAGTTTGTAAGACATAAAATTTTAGATGCGATTGGTGATATGGCACTTATTGGTATGAACTTTGTAGGAAACTATGAGGCGATGGCAGGAAGCCACGACTTAAACCACAAACTTACGTTAGAGCTACTGAAGAATCCGGAAAACTATGAAGTAATAGAACTTGTTGGTGAAAAAACAAAAGAGCTAGAAAAAGCATATGCTTAAGAGTGTTGATTTAGTTTTTATAACCCTGACTTCTCCTATAAAAGTTGGCATATATGAAAACAAAAAGTTAATAGAGACGATAGTCTCTCAAGATAAAAGCTCAGATATTTTGCCGAAAATATTTAATGAGCTTTTGGATAGATACAATATAGAAAAACTTTTCTATGCAAATGGACCTGGCAGCTTTATGGCTATAAAAATTGCGTATATTTTTTTAAAATCGATGAGTATTTTAAAAAATATACCACTTTTTGCAACAGATGCATTTTATTTTAATGATAATACACCAATAAAAGCGATAGCAAAGTTGTATTTTGTTAAAATTTCGTCAGAAATAAAAACTATAAAATTAGAAATAGCACCTGAGCCTTATTTTAGGCTTCCAGATGTGCTTGATTATAATGAGTTTAGCACAACAGCAACGCCTATTTATGGCATAGGGGCTGTAGGATAGGAGAAAAGTGACAATAAGTGTACCAGCAACAAGTGCCAACCTTGGACCAGGATTTGATTCATTAGGATTAGCAGTTGATTTACGAAATATAGTTGAATTTCATCAATCGAAATTTTTTAGCGTTTGCATCAAAGGTGAAGGTGAAAATAACCCAAGGCTCAAGGGTAATAATCTTTTTGTTAGTATTTTTAATGAGCACTACGACAGATTAACTAAAAAAAAGCAAAATTTTAAGTTTACTTTTTATAATCAAATTCCAATGTCGAGAGGACTAGGAAGTTCATCTGCTGTAATTGTTTCAGCAATTGCAAGTGCACATGAGGCTGCTGGAATAAGAGTCTCTAAAAGAAGAATACTTAATCATGCGTTAGTGTATGAATCACATCCTGATAATATCACTCCAGCTGTTATGGGTGGATTTAATGCAGCAACAGTAGAAAAAAATAAAGTATTCTCTCAAAAAAAGCATTTACCAAATTATATTAAAGCAGTTGTAGTTATTCCAAATAAGCCAATAAGTACAGCTAAAGCGAGAACGCTTCTTCCAAAATCATATTCCAAAGAGAATGCAATATATAATTTGTCTCATACCGCTCTTAGTGTTGCTGCATTTTTTAATGAAGATTGGGAAATTTTAAAGTTGGCATCTCAAGACAGATTTCATCAAAAAGCGAGAATGAAGGCTTTACCGGAACTGTTTAATGTCCAAAAAATAGCATATGAGAGTGGAGCATTAATGAGTACTCTCTCTGGAAGCGGTTCAACATTTTTTTCAATGGTTTATGATGAGGACTCGGCAGTTATTGCAAGTAAATTAAAGCAAAAATTTCCAGATTTCATAGTTAAAGAGTTAGATTTTGACAATGATGGTCTAATAATAGAGAGATAAGTTGTTAATATCTTCTATAAATCAAGGAACTTTTGGATACAATGGCGAAAAAATTTAACCAACCTCTTCGAATGTGTATATCTTGTAGGCAGAGAGATACACAAAGTAATTTTCTTAGACTTCAGTGTGATGAAACACAACTCAGTCTTTTTAGGGGAGCAGGTAGAAGTTTTTATTTATGTAAAATTTGTCTTGAAGACCAAAAAAGAGTCTTAAAAGCACTTATGCGACAGTGTAAAAGTGGAGATAAAGATAAATTTTCGAACATACTAAAGGAGATCATCACTGATGACAGAAAAAGTTAGAGTACACGAAATTGCAAAAGAGCTAGGAATAGCTTCCAAAGATGTAGTAAAAAAAGCTTCAGATATGGGTATCGAAGTAAAATCAGCAAATAGTACAGTATCTATGCAAGAAGCTGAAGGCTTAATGAACTATATTCTTAATGGTGAAGTTGCAGAGACTCCTGTATCAATAAATGCAGCACCTGCAAAAGTAGAAAGTGATACTCCTAGTATAAGCGAAACTCCTGTACATAATGAAGTAAAAAAAGAGACTTCTGATGTTAAAGAAGTAGTGTCTAATAAATTGAATGAAGAAGAGATACCTGTTGAGCAAGCTAGTTCTAAAAAAGAAGAAATAAAAGAAGAAATAAAAGAAGAGAGTAAGGCAAAGTTAAGCGAAACAAATAATACTACACTCAACATAGTTGAACCTAAAAAAATGGTGATAAAAAGATCTGGACTTAAGATTGTAAAAAAGAAAAAACCAAGAGTTGAAGAAAATTTTTCTATTCCTGAAAAGCAAGCGTCTATATCTTCATATGGAAAAATGAGTGCAGAAGCTTTGGAAGAGTTAGCTGGTAAGAAAAAATCTAAACAGCATACTGCAACAGCTAAAAAACAGACTCAAGGAACGAAAATAGATGTTTTTGGCGGTTCAATGGCAGACGTATCTATGGATATGGATAATCAAGTTACGCTTCTAGACCTTAACTCCACAGAGCGTCGTGAAATGATGCCTGAACAACCAAGAAAACCAAGAGAACCAAAACCTATAGGTAGAAATGCTAATAAAAAAGCAGCACCAAGAGGCAGAAAAGTTTCTCGTGACAAGAGAAAAACATACGCAAAAAGTAAACCTGAAGATTTAATCGTTACACATGTAGAGATTCCTGAAGATATTCGTGTTTATGAATTTGCAGAAAAATTAAATCGTCCTATATCAGATATTATTAAAGTTCTTTTTGATCTTGGTTTGATGATGACAAAAAATGATTTTTTAGGAAATGATGAGATTGAAATTCTTTCTGAAGAGTTTGATGTAGAAGTTACTATTGTTGATCCTAAAGATGAATTTACTCATGACGAAGAGGATATAGAAGAAGATGTAGATGCTACACCGAGACCTCCTGTAATTACGATTATGGGTCACGTAGACCATGGTAAAACTTCACTTTTAGATGCTATTCGTGAGGCAAAAGTTACTGATGTAGAAGCTGGTGGCATAACACAACATATTGGGGCTTATACGATAGAGCAACACGGTAAACCAATTACATTTATTGATACTCCTGGTCATGCTGCATTCTCTCATATGCGTCAACGTGGTACAGATGTTACAGATATAATTGTAATCGTGGTTGCGGCTGATGATGGTGTTAAACCTCAAACTCTTGAAGTTATTAAACTTGCTAAAGAGTCAGGCGCTCCAGTTATAGTTGCTCTAAATAAAATGGATAAAGAAACTGCTCAACCAGATATGGTTAAAGGTCAAATGGCAGAGCACGGTATGAATCCTACTGACTGGGGTGGAGATGTAGAATTTATTCCTGTTTCTGCAAAAAGTGGAATGGGAATTGACGATTTACTTGAAAACATCCTTCTTACTGCTGATGTATTAGAACTTAAAGCTAATGAAAATGCTATGGCTAGAGCTGCTGTTGTTGAGTCATCACTTGAAAAAGGTCGTGGTCCAGTTGCAACAGTTATTGTTCAAAATGGTACACTTAAAGTTGGTGACTATGTTGTTTGTGGTAGTGCTTATGGTCGTGTTAAAGCGCTGATTGATGAGAACAATAAACAAGTTAAAACTTTATTGCCAAGTCATACTGCTGTTGTAGCTGGTCTTAACGAAGTTCCATCTTCTGGTGAAATTATGATGGCTATGGTTAATGAAAAAGAAGCAAAAGAGTATGCTCTAAAAAGACATGAGTATGATAGACATAAAGAGCTTTCTCACAGTACTAAATCATCATTAGAAGATATGACTTCTATGATTGCAGAGGGTAAGCTTAAAACTCTTAAAGTTGTGCTTAAAACAGATGTGCACGGTTCACTTGAAGCAATTAAATCTTCACTTAACGAACTTAGAAATGATGAAGTTAAAGTAAATGTAATTAGTTCTGGTGTTGGTGGAATCACTGAAAATGATGTTGAGTTGGTAAACAATAGTGAAAATTGTGTACTACTTGGTTTTAATGTTCGTCCAACAGGTAGTGTTAAAGCATCAGCAAAACAAAAAAATGTTGAAATTAAAACTTACTCAATTATCTATCAACTTCTTGATGATATTACGGGTATGCTGACTGGTATGATGTCTCCAAAATACACAGAAGAAAACACTGGACAAGCAGAAGTTAGGGATACATTCAAAATACCAAAAGGTATGGTTGCTGGTTGTGTTGTTGTTGATGGTAAGCTTGTGCGTGGTGGAATGGTTCGTGTTATCCGTGAAGGCGTTGTGATTTATGAGGGCAAACTTACATCACTAAAACGCTTTAAAGATGATGTTGAAGAGATTGGCAACGGTTATGAGTGTGGTGTCGTTATAAGTGGTTATGACGATATTATAGCTGGCGATGTTATTGAAACGTTTAAAAAAGTTGAGCAAAAAGTTTCTCTGTGACAGAAGCTCAAATAAAACTAAAGAGAACAGAGTCACTTCTATTGGAGTTGATTCCAGAAGCTCTTGGTAGTTTAAACGATAAGAGACTACATGTACTAAGTATAATTGATGTTAAATGTTCTCGTGGTAAAAGCGATGCTAAAGTTTATATTGATCCTGCATCATATACTGAACAAGAAAAAAGAGATTATCTAAAACTACTTCGTAATGCTAGACCAATTGTTGAAACATTTTGTCTAAAAGATCAAGGTTGGTTTCGTTCTCCAAAATTAACATTTGAATTTGATGAACAACTAAAAAAGTCTCAAAATATAGAAGATCTTTTTAAAAAAATAGCTAAGGATTAAGGATGGGTTTAGAGAGTGATATTAATTCATTAGTAAAGTCAGTAGATTTAGAACTTTATGACACGTCAATAGTTAGAGAAGGTGAAGATACAATCTATAGGGTTAGTGTTTTATCTACAG
This window encodes:
- the nadA gene encoding quinolinate synthase NadA; its protein translation is MQLTNEELKNKINEYKKKLSVTLVAHFYQRDEVFDMADITGDSLELAIRTRDDDAEFVVFCGVGFMGQSVKVLSPNKRVLMPKVACCAMATMIDGTQFDASVKALNESGITNENILPITYINSNADVKAKVGEMGGLVCTSSNAKKIITTALKEGKKILFVPDRCLGQNIANQMGLRSCVIGDGSNPADSDIICFNGFCSVHQLFSVDDINFYRKKFPGILIATHPECDPAICDASDFVGSTSQLIKYITELPAEQKVAVGTEFNMVNRLRPNNTYILSSTKPECPTMNETTLQDVYDILKSIDEGEPLNEIHVDDNTQKWAKIALERMLAL
- the nadC gene encoding carboxylating nicotinate-nucleotide diphosphorylase, which codes for MIEGFIKESLAQDVGRGDLYALVESSVSASARIIAKSDGVLSGAKYIDVLAKLEEFEITWNVKDSESFVKGDILATLSGTSHVLLKIERTLLNMLLHASSIATLTKKYVDIIEPYGVKLLDTRKTRPLLRVFEKYATRCGGAVNHRMGLDDSLMIKDTHLKTIKNLKEYIQKARKHIPFTSKIEVEAETFEIAKEAFLSGCDIVMCDNMTPDKIVEIVKYRDENFPHILLEASGNISLETIESYAKTKVDAISSGALIHQANWIDISMKMDSIY
- the flhB gene encoding flagellar biosynthesis protein FlhB; amino-acid sequence: MADDAEKTEEPTPKKIEDAREEGNVPKSQDTSGVITLFVAILAFLMLFPYMSSHVVFLFKYYFSLIGSPLDKAFMIDIAIITIREFLLIIMPLAITVAISGVVAALAQFGFLFTTKAIMPDFKKIDPIKGTKNLFSMKKLIEGVKVTFKSFTTLGIGFLFFFIFILELPTVALFGLGDQLDWLKDKMLIIAFVMLLIIFIFAIIDIIIVRKQYFDGLKMSKQEIKDEMKNMDGDPLIKAKIRQIQMQASRKRMMSEVPNADVVITNPTHYAVAIKYDEEKSHAPIVVAKGMDNIAQQIKKIARESNVHVVQNPPLARSLYAQVEIDKPIPTELFAAVAEVLAYVYKMNKK
- a CDS encoding DHH family phosphoesterase, producing MNKIIQRIKNAKHIVVISHVNPDADSICSASAMYTYLLQEHKKVSWFCKTKKIDSKLSFIPWFEKIRDSFPSSADLAISLDCGDIKRLGVEVECNLINIDHHASNTNFAAFNLVDHNAMSTTMVLFDLFKTNGIKINKKIATALYGGLLDDSNGFMDEKVDGTIFAVVKELIECGAEHNVCNKFIMKSVSLAALRLKAIMFKNMRLEAGARIAIFCVSDEDMKSTGAVGQDCESPLEESLYLPHVEVAMLLKQNSDFTLKGSIRCNSGVNASKIASNFGGGGHASRAGFNINSVVQIEDVQKEVLNLIKKEM
- a CDS encoding M23 family metallopeptidase; the protein is MRKRKSKFSLVTSLLFAAIIGGALYVYSSTMFERDVPRISMQNNGYWNLKNPLEVLIEDTSGLKSYKIILKNGNDETTLEHEQFLVFKESAKAKIEVPRSVYNMKEKEISILVEATDTSKWNFLSGNSTVTEYKLKIDKRKPKLNIVAHSYKIKKGGAALVIFNAADENLKDIYIQTNFGKKFKAQPFYKDGYYISLLAWPVNQRNFKATIIVNDFADNESKNYIPLYLKNNKYKLSNIELSEKFLNGKIAELAAEFAETQGVTDKIEQFKIINEDIRAKNENLIHDITSKVSDSMISDFKIKEMYPLKNAAIVAHFGDHRYYSYKGKQVSEAYHLGLDMASNAMAKIIPQNSGEVIYADYNGLYGNMPIISHGLGLYTLYGHCSSLNVNSGDSVKGGSHLANTGKSGYAMGDHLHFGVVIQGVEVRPAEWMDTTWMKLNISNVIKSAKEIIDRG
- the lpxC gene encoding UDP-3-O-acyl-N-acetylglucosamine deacetylase: MYQTTIKKPVELVGIGLHKGSAVKLRLEPLDSNSGIIFYRSDVDVAIPLIPANVVDTKMATVIGRDGYIISTIEHMLSAVYAYGIDNLKIIVDADEVPVMDGSSASFCMLLDEAGRQELDAPKKVMKIKKDIIIQEGDKYVKLSPSPDLKYDFTIKFAHPVIQKQEYVLHFNKQSYREEISRARTFGFLHEVQYLRSKGLALGGSLENAVVLDEKKVLNPEGLRFPDEFVRHKILDAIGDMALIGMNFVGNYEAMAGSHDLNHKLTLELLKNPENYEVIELVGEKTKELEKAYA
- the thrB gene encoding homoserine kinase → MTISVPATSANLGPGFDSLGLAVDLRNIVEFHQSKFFSVCIKGEGENNPRLKGNNLFVSIFNEHYDRLTKKKQNFKFTFYNQIPMSRGLGSSSAVIVSAIASAHEAAGIRVSKRRILNHALVYESHPDNITPAVMGGFNAATVEKNKVFSQKKHLPNYIKAVVVIPNKPISTAKARTLLPKSYSKENAIYNLSHTALSVAAFFNEDWEILKLASQDRFHQKARMKALPELFNVQKIAYESGALMSTLSGSGSTFFSMVYDEDSAVIASKLKQKFPDFIVKELDFDNDGLIIER
- the infB gene encoding translation initiation factor IF-2, coding for MTEKVRVHEIAKELGIASKDVVKKASDMGIEVKSANSTVSMQEAEGLMNYILNGEVAETPVSINAAPAKVESDTPSISETPVHNEVKKETSDVKEVVSNKLNEEEIPVEQASSKKEEIKEEIKEESKAKLSETNNTTLNIVEPKKMVIKRSGLKIVKKKKPRVEENFSIPEKQASISSYGKMSAEALEELAGKKKSKQHTATAKKQTQGTKIDVFGGSMADVSMDMDNQVTLLDLNSTERREMMPEQPRKPREPKPIGRNANKKAAPRGRKVSRDKRKTYAKSKPEDLIVTHVEIPEDIRVYEFAEKLNRPISDIIKVLFDLGLMMTKNDFLGNDEIEILSEEFDVEVTIVDPKDEFTHDEEDIEEDVDATPRPPVITIMGHVDHGKTSLLDAIREAKVTDVEAGGITQHIGAYTIEQHGKPITFIDTPGHAAFSHMRQRGTDVTDIIVIVVAADDGVKPQTLEVIKLAKESGAPVIVALNKMDKETAQPDMVKGQMAEHGMNPTDWGGDVEFIPVSAKSGMGIDDLLENILLTADVLELKANENAMARAAVVESSLEKGRGPVATVIVQNGTLKVGDYVVCGSAYGRVKALIDENNKQVKTLLPSHTAVVAGLNEVPSSGEIMMAMVNEKEAKEYALKRHEYDRHKELSHSTKSSLEDMTSMIAEGKLKTLKVVLKTDVHGSLEAIKSSLNELRNDEVKVNVISSGVGGITENDVELVNNSENCVLLGFNVRPTGSVKASAKQKNVEIKTYSIIYQLLDDITGMLTGMMSPKYTEENTGQAEVRDTFKIPKGMVAGCVVVDGKLVRGGMVRVIREGVVIYEGKLTSLKRFKDDVEEIGNGYECGVVISGYDDIIAGDVIETFKKVEQKVSL
- the rbfA gene encoding 30S ribosome-binding factor RbfA — its product is MTEAQIKLKRTESLLLELIPEALGSLNDKRLHVLSIIDVKCSRGKSDAKVYIDPASYTEQEKRDYLKLLRNARPIVETFCLKDQGWFRSPKLTFEFDEQLKKSQNIEDLFKKIAKD